The Mycobacterium paragordonae genome includes a region encoding these proteins:
- a CDS encoding cobalamin-dependent protein (Presence of a B(12) (cobalamin)-binding domain implies dependence on cobalamin itself, in one of its several forms, or in some unusual lineages, dependence on a cobalamin-like analog.) — translation MAARILVAKPGLDGHDRGAKIVARTLRDAGFEVIYTGIRQRIEDIASIAVQEDVAVVGLSILSGAHLTLTARTIEALRAADAADIAVVVGGTIPHADVPKLLSAGAAAVFPTGTALDVLVREIRALTGTAEPAREESCASE, via the coding sequence ATGGCGGCACGGATTCTGGTTGCCAAGCCCGGTCTGGACGGACACGACCGCGGCGCCAAGATCGTCGCCCGCACCTTGCGCGACGCGGGTTTCGAGGTCATCTACACCGGTATCCGCCAGCGCATCGAAGACATCGCCTCCATTGCCGTGCAGGAAGACGTCGCCGTGGTGGGCTTGAGCATCCTGTCCGGCGCGCACCTGACCCTCACCGCACGCACCATCGAGGCCCTGCGCGCGGCCGATGCCGCGGACATCGCCGTGGTGGTCGGCGGCACCATCCCGCACGCTGACGTGCCCAAGCTGCTGTCCGCCGGCGCGGCCGCGGTATTTCCCACCGGAACGGCGCTGGACGTTCTGGTGCGCGAGATCCGCGCGCTCACCGGGACAGCCGAACCTGCACGGGAGGAATCGTGCGCGTCGGAGTGA